One Obesumbacterium proteus DNA window includes the following coding sequences:
- a CDS encoding YtfJ family protein: MVFASLLLHAFQVSAHNLVDGKSVLPISIADRGELLLHNDEITYSSWNSSELIGKVRVVQYIAGRTSAKKKNSMLIKAIKNANFPSERFQPTTIVNTDDVILGSGFFVLGKIEKNKRRYPWAQFIIDSNGVGRRTWQLNEESSTIVVLDKFGHIQWAKDGNLTPEEVNMVISMVKKLINE, from the coding sequence ATGGTGTTCGCTTCGTTGTTGCTGCATGCTTTTCAGGTATCGGCACATAATCTTGTTGATGGAAAATCAGTTTTGCCAATAAGTATTGCCGATCGTGGAGAGTTACTACTGCATAATGATGAAATTACCTACAGCAGTTGGAATAGCTCAGAGCTGATAGGAAAAGTGCGTGTAGTGCAGTATATCGCGGGACGGACTTCCGCGAAAAAGAAAAACTCGATGCTGATTAAGGCGATCAAGAATGCAAACTTCCCAAGCGAACGTTTCCAACCAACAACGATTGTTAATACTGATGATGTGATCTTAGGCTCAGGTTTTTTCGTGCTTGGTAAAATAGAAAAAAACAAAAGACGTTATCCTTGGGCGCAATTTATTATCGACAGTAATGGAGTGGGGCGAAGAACTTGGCAGCTTAATGAAGAAAGCTCAACCATTGTGGTTTTAGATAAGTTTGGACATATTCAATGGGCTAAAGATGGGAATTTGACACCCGAGGAAGTAAATATGGTTATTTCGATGGTGAAAAAATTGATCAATGAGTAA